CCTGACAGAGGCCGTGAAAGATTCTGAGTTAATAATAGAGGCCGTGCCCGAAGACCTGAAATTGAAAAAAGAGCTTTTTTCGAAGCTTGATAGGATGACACATCCAGAAACGATTTTGGGCACGAATACAAGCTCCTTACCCATTTCCGAAATAGCGTCAGTCACCTCACGTCCAGATAAAGTGATCGGAGTGCATTTTTTCAATCCCCCAGTTCTCATGCCTTTGGTCGAGATAGTGTGCGGTGATAGAACGTCAAGACAAACCGTTGATTCTATTATGACGTTCGTCAAAACCTTAGGTAAACAAGTGGTGGTTTGTAGGAGGGATGTGCCAGGTTTCATTGTAAACAGGATATTAGAATCTTTAATTCAGGAGGCCGCTTGGATGGTGTACCGAGGCGAAGCATCAATACTGGAGATAGATTCTGCGATTAAATACAAGGCTAAACTTCCTATGGGCTTATTTGAATTATCGGATTACGTCGGTATTGACGTCCTTTACTCCGCAGGCAAAGCGATACAGGATAGGGATAGGGGCGTTATCGTATCTCCGCTCTTTGAAGAATACTATAAAAATGGATTGTACGGAAAGAAGAGCGGTAGGGGGTTCTACACTTATACCGGAGATCTGTGGGAGAAACCGAAGATCCCTCCAGAAATTGCGGAAAAGGTTAGGCTTGAAGAAATATTTGCACCTGCGGTAAACGCTGCCGCTTGGCTGTTAAGGAATAATGTTGTCGAGAAAGAAGACCTTGATAAGGCAGTTATGTTAGGGTTGAATTTCCCAGAAGGTATTTTACAAATGGCTGACAAGTGGGGCATAGATGTAATTGTGCAAGTTTTAAGGACAAAGCGGTCGAAGTATGGTGAATATTATAATCCAGACCCCCTCTTAGAGGAAATGTTAAGCAACAACAGACTTGGTGTAAAGACGCGCAGGGGTTTCTATGAATATGCCTAGTGGACAGGAAATAAAGGTCATTCGAGAGCCGCCCCTTGCGTGGATCGTGCTTAACAGACCAGAAAAACTAAACGCCCTTTCGTTAAAAATGCTGGATGAACTTTCAAACGCACTTGAAGAACTATCAAAGGATAAAGAGATAAGGGTTGTCCTTATAAAAGGAAATCCTGACGGTAGGTCTTTCAGTGCTGGTGTTGATATATCGACGTTCGTAAACCTAAAACCGTTAGACGCATTGCATGTATCAAAAAGATTGCAGGATGTCACTAACATGTTGGAGAAGTTCCCAAAGCCCGTTATAGCGGTCATAGATGGCTATGCGTTAGGTGGCGGATTGGAGCTGGCTTTGGGTTGCGACTTTAGGATTGCGAGTAATAGATCTGAGTTCGGATTACCCGAGATAAAATTGGGACTGATTCCGGGAGGAGGTGGAACGCAGAGACTTCCGAGAATCGTAGGTGAGGCCAAAGCAAAGGAACTTATAATGTTTGGTGAGAGGTTGAAGAGCGAAGATGCGCTGAGGATTGGAATAGTGAACTGGATCGTACAACCTGAAAAATTGGACGATGAAGCAAGAAAGATAGCCCAAAGATTGGCCGAAGCACCACCAATCGCCGTTATAGCAGTAAAGAATGTTATTAGGTTTGCTCGTCATGGTGCTTTTGAAGAAGGGTTGGCATTCGAGGCAACCTCATTTGCGTCACTATTTACAACAAAAGATGCAGCCGAAGGTATATCGGCTTTCTTAGAGAGAAGAAAACCAAACTTTACGGGGGAATAAACGCTTATCTCTGGGGAATTTTAATGAAGTCTTAGATTTAGATATGGTTGAAATAATATACAGACCAATCCAGCAGCTCATAATATTAGAATGTATAAAATACAAGTCACCATCGGAACTACTACAAAGTCTGATACTTGCTCCTGGCCAACCCGCCGTCCTCTTTTGGGCCGAAGACGTACTCTTTTTACCCACTCCTTTATCGCCATCTATGGAGTTCTTTGCAGAAGAACTAGCAAAAGGTAGGATGTACTGGACGTCCGTAGCATTCACACTCATGCCTAAGTACCAAGATAAAATTCTGACCGAAAAGGGTCCTGAAGCTAGCGTCATAAACGTTTCAAGTAGTCCGACACTCAGAGAGGTCGCGAGATGGCTTAAAGAAAACTACGACAATCTTTAAATCATGTGCCTGCCTGCCACTCGGTTAGGTATCTTCTTTGCTCCTCGGTAAGCTCATCTATTGCGATGTTCATCGTATCAAGCTTAAGCCGTGCAACTTCCCTATCGATGTCATCTGGAACAATCAAGACCTTTTTCTCTAACCTGTCCTTATTTTTTACGATGAACTCCACGCATAGCGCCTGAAGTGAGAACGATAGATCCATAACTTCTGAAGGATGACCTTCAGCACATACAAGGTTAACTAATCTTCCATCACCAAGTAAGTATATTTTCTTACCGTCCTTCGTTCTGAAAAGTGTCATTAGTTTGCTTATCTCCACCTTTTCTTTTGCCAGCATCTCTAAATCTCTTTTTGAGATCTCCACATCCATGTGTCCAGCGTTTGCAAGTATTACACCATCCTTCATCTTTTCAAAATGCTCGCCCCTGATAACGTTAATATTTCCAGTGGCGGTTATGAATATGTCGCCGTATTCTGCGGCCCTCGATAACGTGTCAACGTTGAAACCATACATCGCCGCCTTTAAAGCCTTTATTGGGTCAACCTCGACAACCGTGACTCTGGCTCCTAGGCCCCTGGCCCTCTCAGCTATACCGGATCCAACCTGACCGAAGCCAACAACGACTACATCCTTACCAGCAAAAAGCACATTCGTAGCCCTCAAAATTCCATCAAGAGCTGATTGACCTGTTCCAATAGGGTTGTCGAATAAGCTCTTTGATTTAGCGTCATTTACAGCAATTATCGGATACTTTAACATACCCTTTCTTTCTAGAGCTCTTAGCCTTATGACGCCCGTTGTGGTTTCTTCCGTACCACCAAAAACCCCATGGATCAAATCTTTGTCAAAGCCCCCAAGAATCTCTTTTACATATT
Above is a window of Aigarchaeota archaeon DNA encoding:
- the ahcY gene encoding adenosylhomocysteinase; translation: MREFWIKDLSYASEGRKKLDWAEGQMKVLMKIRERFQRDKPLKNQKISACLHITKETGVLVKTLMEGGAQVSLCPSNPLSTQDDVAAALVEEGIKVYGFRGLTAKEYYECIGHALLHRPTITMDDGADLVSILHKLAYNIEGMDVEYVKEILGGFDKDLIHGVFGGTEETTTGVIRLRALERKGMLKYPIIAVNDAKSKSLFDNPIGTGQSALDGILRATNVLFAGKDVVVVGFGQVGSGIAERARGLGARVTVVEVDPIKALKAAMYGFNVDTLSRAAEYGDIFITATGNINVIRGEHFEKMKDGVILANAGHMDVEISKRDLEMLAKEKVEISKLMTLFRTKDGKKIYLLGDGRLVNLVCAEGHPSEVMDLSFSLQALCVEFIVKNKDRLEKKVLIVPDDIDREVARLKLDTMNIAIDELTEEQRRYLTEWQAGT
- a CDS encoding 3-hydroxyacyl-CoA dehydrogenase; protein product: MFEKIAVIGAGTMGHGIAEIAALNGYVVSLCDISEEILQGAIKKIEWSLRKMVEKGKLGEETLTSTLNRIRVTTSLTEAVKDSELIIEAVPEDLKLKKELFSKLDRMTHPETILGTNTSSLPISEIASVTSRPDKVIGVHFFNPPVLMPLVEIVCGDRTSRQTVDSIMTFVKTLGKQVVVCRRDVPGFIVNRILESLIQEAAWMVYRGEASILEIDSAIKYKAKLPMGLFELSDYVGIDVLYSAGKAIQDRDRGVIVSPLFEEYYKNGLYGKKSGRGFYTYTGDLWEKPKIPPEIAEKVRLEEIFAPAVNAAAWLLRNNVVEKEDLDKAVMLGLNFPEGILQMADKWGIDVIVQVLRTKRSKYGEYYNPDPLLEEMLSNNRLGVKTRRGFYEYA
- a CDS encoding enoyl-CoA hydratase/isomerase family protein; translated protein: MPSGQEIKVIREPPLAWIVLNRPEKLNALSLKMLDELSNALEELSKDKEIRVVLIKGNPDGRSFSAGVDISTFVNLKPLDALHVSKRLQDVTNMLEKFPKPVIAVIDGYALGGGLELALGCDFRIASNRSEFGLPEIKLGLIPGGGGTQRLPRIVGEAKAKELIMFGERLKSEDALRIGIVNWIVQPEKLDDEARKIAQRLAEAPPIAVIAVKNVIRFARHGAFEEGLAFEATSFASLFTTKDAAEGISAFLERRKPNFTGE